A genomic region of Tigriopus californicus strain San Diego chromosome 1, Tcal_SD_v2.1, whole genome shotgun sequence contains the following coding sequences:
- the LOC131884395 gene encoding uncharacterized protein LOC131884395, whose translation MVAVRTFVIPYLIWPLILISWSPVTSEANKGRRVSTPGASYYNGNIPNKFESQRIEPRIGEASEEISLKPTTITYSDPEADHALPQSHHAESRDQRWRAMYAENWHERVRVAEVNSPLSPFPPNDSFERYPRRVGGSGRNKDVELFRPQDALEVLPREIESEELPSTPHLNAIMDNAMGKVKAMLLELENEKGRNKPLPKKATRNVTMAALLIEEVTRQLAKDFSLSRGEVGSKVQEVPIKDTMLQEICPDIEAAFCFPQKYRTPNGECNNVKNPMWGVTGAAYLRLVPPQYEDGVGTPRVSGLGGEALPDALTLSSRLLWSQDRPHEHLTALAAIWGQFVAHDISYTLPLSGYEQCCDAIFRKENAMECFPIVDMHNDAICQEYVRSAIGLKPGCLLGPREQMNFATAFLDGSAIYGSTPKSAEDLRLLEGGRLRVGYGQVLPVDEHNPNCRSDKPGNVCFRSGDERVNHNAGLAALHTLMVREHNRIAANLEAVNPHWDEETLYQEARRIIGAEIQHITYNEFLPAILGEKLMDILRLESKSNGYHMDYNDELPITTLNSVGNAILPFFMSLLPPNLYFVQGDGKIRGEIPLNETYWAPKDAQDSSSVQELILGLSLTPAQTADLTMAKNTKLFRNEDLLSSIIHRGRDHGLPTYTEVRSSCGFESVKSFHELNNTIDHNVISKLKSVYQHVDDIDLFVGGLAERPLTGAVVGPTIGCLLGQQFQILKKGDRFWYENNIPPSALTKDQLQEIRKVSLASLICANMEEIFSVQPEAFIRNDPYLNSPVLCDVFSNVNLQLWKTDTPALQVPEAILIQTLEKGTQGLALRRKEEYKLWENNMGADSQSPLGTAFAFSRPNKVALSLSNTSLLLEYTSRVFLNSLQEPDNTRIKRQVTGNRINVNIDDFADGLTNIDVTRVVSTVPLETCARDENALPCDHTNKFRTFNGWCNNLNNPQYGKSVTPLIRFLSAKYDDAISRPRFRSLSGKALPSPRLVSVVVHADVSHLHGRYTLMLMQFGQFLDHDITLTPINKGFPDSILDCRACDSSQTVHPECWPIPVPKNDPYFPALNTTSGRANCIAFTRSLPGQQRLGPREQLNQNTAYIDASMIYGNDICDAANLREGTDGRLNSSRPILGRGKHLLPKTNKNHECKAASGFCFYGGDSRVSEQPGLAATHTIFLREHNRLVEALKRVNPHWNDEKLYLEGRRIVSAVIQHIAFNEFLPRIIGWNYMNLYNLRAKTEGYNDEYDSTCNPSIFNEFATSAFRFGHSLIRPMLTRMSPDWREMHSHIRLRDGFFNPDMLYEATMIDEVMRGLGATPMENQDQFLSGEITNHLFEERRIPFSGLDLAALNIQRGRDHGLRPYNEYRVACNLDRASSFDDLSKEISFDVIKRLRQVYDSVEDIDLFTGGLSETPLQGALVGPTFACIIGIQFQKLKKCDRFWYETSDASIRFSEAQLTEIRKMTLAKIICSNCDIVGDAQRSIFDQPHEFLNPRVPCPSIPDIDFSHWREEATQCRVNGIEISLGLSRKISPCTSCTCTKEGAQCQSLKINNCPQLIFEFGAEAVSRDNICKTQCSFALNSPGNGFDISSDTLQAPSLSFQPSVPSPTQQAQSVELPSTGTRGSSTLNPSLLPPTRPTNNPQGFGSLFPRAPPPSPQIPPIPPSALPVAPAPRPLRPPQGQQFNGGGRQPPPPPPPPQNTPRQPRPLFNFLPRLPNLSELFGL comes from the exons ATGGTGGCTGTGAG AACATTTGTGATACCGTACCTAATATGGCCTCTGATCCTGATAAGTTGGTCCCCGGTGACCTCAGAGGCCAATAAGGGACGCCGAGTGAGCACCCCCGGGGCGTCTTACTACAACGGAAACATCCCCAACAAATTCGAGTCCCAGCGGATCGAACCTCGAATAGGCGAGGCCTCGGAAGAAATCAGCCTCAAACCCACTACCATCACCTACTCGGATCCCGAGGCCGATCACGCCCTGCCTCAGTCGCATCACGCCGAATCTCGGGATCAGCGATGGCGCGCCATGTACGCCGAAAACTGGCACGAACGCGTCAGAGTGGCCGAAGTGAATTCGCCGCTCTCGCCATTCCCTCCCAATGACTCCTTTGAGCGATACCCACGGCGAGTGGGCGGGAGTGGGCGTAACAAGGATGTCGAACTGTTTCGCCCTCAAGATGCCTTGGAGGTGCTACCGCGAGAAATCGAATCCGAAGAGCTGCCCTCCACGCCTCATCTGAATGCCATCATGGATAACGCCATGGGCAAGGTGAAGGCCATGCTGCTCGAACTGGAAAATGAGAAAG GTCGAAATAAACCGTTGCCAAAAAAAGCGACCAGGAACGTTACGATGGCTGCCCTTTTAATCGAAGAAGTCACCCGCCAACTCGCTAAAGA CTTTTCTTTGAGCCGAGGTGAAGTGGGCTCCAAAGTGCAAGAAGTGCCCATTAAGGACACCATGTTGCAAGAGATCTGTCCGGACATTGAGGCCGCCTTTTGCTTCCCCCAAAAGTATCGGACTCCTAACGGCGAGTGCAACAACGTGAAAAATCCCATGTGGGGAGTGACAGGGGCCGCGTATTTGCGTCTTGTGCCCCCTCAATATGAAGATGGGGTGGGCACGCCCCGCGTGAGTGGACTGGGTGGAGAGGCCCTCCCTGATGCGCTGACTTTATCCTCGCGACTCCTATGGTCTCAAGACCGGCCTCATGAACACCTAACAGCCTTGGCCGCCATTTGGGGCCAATTCGTGGCTCACGATATCAGCTACACTCTCCCCCTCTCCGGATATGAACAG TGCTGCGATGCGATTTTTCGCAAAGAGAACGCCATGGAGTGTTTCCCTATTGTGGATATGCACAACGATGCAATCTGCCAAGAGTATGTCCGCTCAGCCATTGGCTTGAAACCGGGATGTCTGCTTGGCCCAAGGGAGCAGATGAACTTCGCCACAGCTTTCCTGGATGGAAGTGCCATCTACGGATCCACACCCAAGTCCGCTGAAGATCTGCGACTCCTCGAAGGAGGCAGATTGAGAGTGGGTTATGGTCAAGTGCTTCCCGTCGACGAACACAACCCCAATTGTCGCAGTGATAAGCCCGGGAACGTGTGCTTCCGCTCCGGCGATGAGCGAGTCAACCACAACGCGGGTTTAGCCGCTCTTCACACGCTCATGGTCAGAGAACACAATCGGATTGCGGCCAATTTGGAAGCCGTGAATCCCCATTGGGACGAGGAGACCCTTTATCAAGAGGCTCGCCGCATCATTGGTGCGGAGATCCAGCATATCACCTACAACGAGTTTCTCCCGGCCATCCTGGGTGAAAAGTTGATGGACATCCTCCGACTCGAGTCCAAATCCAATGGTTATCACATGGATTACAATGATGAGTTGCCCATAACGACCTTAAATAGTGTGGGCAATGCCATTTTGCCATTCTTCATGTCTCTTTTGCCGCCAAACCTTTACTTTGTTCAAGGG GATGGAAAAATACGAGGCGAGATCCCACTCAACGAAACCTATTGGGCTCCCAAGGATGCCCAAGATTCGTCATCGGTCCAGGAGCTCATTCTCGGCCTTTCCCTGACCCCAGCTCAGACAGCTGATCTGACCATGGCCAAAAATACCAAGCTCT TTCGCAATGAAGACCTACTCTCCTCGATCATTCATCGGGGTCGGGATCATGGCCTTCCCACTTACACGGAAGTCCGTTCTTCTTGTGGGTTCGAATCCGTCAAATCCTTCCATGAGCTCAACAACACCATCGATCACAACGTGATTAGCAAGTTGAAAAGCGTCTACCAG CACGTGGACGACATTGACTTATTCGTTGGCGGATTAGCCGAGCGGCCTTTGACTGGAGCAGTGGTTGGACCAACCATCGGTTGCCTTTTGGGCCAACAATTTCAGATCTTGAAGAAAGGCGATCGATTTTGGTACGAGAACAACATCCCACCCTCGGCATTGACAAAAG ATCAGCTCCAGGAGATCAGAAAAGTCTCCTTGGCATCCTTGATTTGCGCCAATATGGAGGAAATCTTTTCCGTCCAACCCGAGGCCTTCATCCGAAATGACCCCTATTT AAACTCGCCCGTACTTTGTGatgtgttttcaaatgtgaatCTACAACTATGGAAGACAGACACGCCCGCCCTTCAAGTTCCGGAGGCCATTCTGATTCAAACCCTTGAGAAAGGAACTCAAGGTTTGGCCCTCAGACGCAAGGAGGAGTACAAGCTTTGGGAAAACA ATATGGGCGCCGACTCCCAGTCTCCATTGGGAACAGCTTTTGCCTTCTCAAGACCAAACAAAGTGGCCCTGAGTCTTTCCAATACATCCTTGCTTCTGGAATACACATCTCGAGTGTTCTTGAATTCATTGCAGGA GCCGGATAACACGCGAATCAAGCGTCAGGTCACGGGCAACCGGATCAATGTCAATATTGATGACTTTGCCGACGGGTTGACCAACATCGATGTGACTCGTGTGGTTTCCACGGTTCCACTAGAGACTTGCGCCAGAGATGAGAATGCCTTGCCTTGTGACCATACCAACAAATTCCGGACGTTCAATGGATGGTGTAACAACCTGAACAACCCTCAGTATGGCAAGAGTGTCACACCACTGATTCGATTCCTCTCGGCCAAATATGACGACG CCATTTCGAGGCCTCGCTTCCGTTCTTTGAGCGGAAAAGCTCTACCTTCTCCCCGATTGGTCTCTGTGGTGGTGCACGCTGATGTGTCTCATCTCCATGGAAGATACACGTTGATGCTTATGCAGTTCGGACAATTCTTGGATCACGACATCACTTTGACACCTATCAATAAG GGCTTTCCAGACTCGATTTTGGATTGCCGAGCATGTGACTCGTCTCAAACGGTTCATCCCGAATGTTGGCCTATCCCAGTTCCGAAGAACGATCCATATTTCCCCGCCCTGAACACCACGAGTGGGCGTGCCAATTGCATAGCATTTACCAGGTCATTGCCAGGTCAACAACGCCTTG GTCCTCGAGAGCAACTCAACCAGAACACGGCTTACATTGACGCATCCATGATTTACGGCAATGATATCTGTGATGCGGCCAATCTCCGAGAAGGTACCGACGGCCGTCTCAACTCTTCTCGGCCCATTTTGGGGCGTGGCAAGCACCTCCTCCCAAAGACCAATAAGAACCATGAGTGCAAGGCCGCTAGTGGGTTTTGCTTTTATGGTGGGGATTCTCGTGTCAGTGAACAACCCGGATTGGCTGCTACCCACACTATCTTCCTTCGGGAACATAACAGACTTGTGGAGGCTTTGAAG agggTGAATCCGCATTGGAACGACGAAAAATTATACCTTGAAGGCCGGAGGATTGTCTCTGCAGTTATTCAACACATTGCCTTCAATGAATTCTTGCCCAGGATCATCGGATGGAACTACATGAACTTGTACAACCTCCGAGCCAAAACCGAGGGCTACAACGACGAATACGATTCGACGTGCAATCCCTCGATCTTCAACGAATTTGCCACATCTGCGTTCAGATTCGGCCACTCACTCATTCGACCCATGTTGACTCGAATGAGTCCAGATTGGAGAGAGATGCACAGCCACATCCGATTACGAGATGGATTTTTCAATCCCGATATGCTCTACGAGGCCACTATGATTGACGAG GTCATGAGAGGCTTGGGAGCCACTCCCATGGAGAATCAAGATCAGTTCCTGTCAGGAGAGATCACCAATCATCTGTTCGAAGAGCGGCGTATTCCATTCTCGGGACTAGATTTGGCGGCACTGAATATCCAACGGGGTCGCGATCACGGGTTGAGACCTTACAACGAGTACCGCGTGGCTTGTAATCTGGATCGAGCAAGCTCTTTCGACGACTTGTCCAAAGAAATCAGTTTCGACGTCATCAAACGCTTAAGACAG GTCTACGACAGTGTGGAGGACATCGATCTTTTTACGGGCGGATTAAGTGAAACCCCATTGCAAGGGGCTTTGGTGGGTCCCACGTTCGCGTGCATCATTGGGATTCAGTTCCAGAAACTGAAAAAGTGTGATCGCTTTTGGTACGAGACTAGCGATGCATCCATCCGATTCTCCGAGGCCCAACTGACGGAAATCCGGAAGATGACCTTAGCCAAGATCATCTGCTCGAATTGTGATATCGTGGGAGACGCCCAAAGATCGATCTTTGATCAGCCTCACGAGTTCCT GAATCCAAGAGTGCCATGCCCATCCATTCCCGACATTGATTTTAGTCATTGGCGAGAGGAAGCGACACAATGCCGCGTCAACGGGATTGAAATAAGCCTGGGCTTGTCGAGAAAAATCTCACCGTGTACTAGTTGCACTTGCACTAAAGAGGGC GCTCAATGTCAATCGTTGAAGATAAATAACTGTCCGCAACTGATATTCGAATTTGGCGCCGAAGCCGTGAGTCGAGATAACATATGTAAGACCCAATGCTCTTTCGCATTGAATTCGCCCGGGAACGGGTTCGACATCAGCTCGGACACGCTCCAAGCGCCCTCGTTGTCATTCCAACCTTCGGTGCCCAGTCCCACACAACAAGCCCAGAGTGTGGAGCTCCCATCCACAGGGACAAGGGGAAGTAGCACCCTCAATCCTTCCCTCCTGCCACCGACCCGGCCGACCAACAATCCTCAAGGGTTCGGGAGTCTTTTCCCACGTGCTCCGCCACCTTCCCCACAGATACCTCCTATCCCTCCCTCTGCTCTTCCAGTGGCGCCCGCGCCCAGACCACTCCGGCCTCCGCAAGGGCAGCAGTTCAACGGGGGAGGTCGGCAACCTCCACCCCCGCCCCCTCCGCCACAAAACACGCCCCGACAACCTCGGCCATTGTTCAACTTCCTTCCCAGGCTGCCTAATCTCTCTGAATTGTTTGGCCTCTAG